Proteins encoded in a region of the Mariprofundus ferrinatatus genome:
- a CDS encoding DMT family transporter, producing the protein MNAIIRSISNIKALNSHIMYGLLLAIGAALGFSVKAIFIKLAYNYEADAITLLMFRMAFALPFFVVIAIAEERKASVPLGARNTLVICMLGMIGYYFSSLLDFIGLQYVSAGLERLILFIYPTFVVIISSIFFNKKIGKEATIALFLCYIGIAFAVFHDLHFTGEHVLFGCLLILGATLTYSLFLVGSGEIIPKVGAKRFTAYAMIVSCVAVIIQFALMRDASYLDQPLTVYGYGFMLAVVSTVIPAFLLAEAIHRIGASSTSIIGALGPVATIIMAALILNEPVSVMQIIGALFVVGGVITLGMKRH; encoded by the coding sequence ATGAACGCAATTATTCGTTCAATATCAAATATAAAAGCATTAAATTCACACATAATGTATGGCCTGTTGTTGGCTATCGGGGCTGCGCTTGGCTTTTCTGTAAAGGCTATATTCATCAAGCTTGCATACAACTATGAAGCAGATGCAATTACATTGTTAATGTTTCGTATGGCTTTTGCTTTACCGTTCTTTGTCGTAATTGCGATAGCCGAAGAACGTAAGGCAAGTGTTCCTTTAGGAGCACGGAACACGCTGGTTATATGCATGTTGGGAATGATTGGTTACTACTTTTCCAGCTTACTCGATTTTATTGGGCTTCAATATGTTTCAGCTGGGTTAGAGCGATTGATATTGTTCATATATCCCACCTTCGTCGTGATCATTTCTTCAATCTTTTTTAATAAGAAGATCGGCAAAGAAGCTACCATTGCATTGTTCCTTTGTTACATCGGCATTGCATTTGCAGTGTTTCATGATCTTCATTTCACTGGCGAGCATGTCTTGTTCGGGTGTTTGTTGATACTTGGGGCAACATTGACTTATTCACTATTCTTAGTCGGAAGTGGAGAGATAATTCCAAAGGTAGGAGCCAAACGTTTCACTGCATATGCAATGATAGTGTCATGTGTTGCTGTGATTATTCAGTTTGCATTGATGCGGGACGCCAGCTACTTAGACCAGCCTCTTACTGTATATGGATACGGCTTTATGTTGGCAGTGGTCTCTACTGTCATTCCGGCATTCCTGCTGGCTGAAGCTATTCATCGCATAGGCGCCAGCAGCACCTCCATCATAGGTGCCCTTGGCCCGGTTGCGACAATAATCATGGCAGCATTGATATTAAACGAACCTGTATCAGTAATGCAGATAATAGGGGCCCTCTTTGTTGTGGGAGGGGTCATAACTTTGGGAATGAAGAGGCATTGA
- a CDS encoding DinB family protein: MVEYLQRMARYNRWMNERLFARVKELPADAIAEDRDAFFGSILGTLNHILIADILWLHRFAASSGCRDALAHPLTEYPTPARLNEILFDDFAELTENRRSLDGLILEFSETWTDRLLNEPVRYRTMKGEKQERALGDLLQHLFNHQTHHRGQATTLLFQAGIDPGPTDLLFMMMEES, translated from the coding sequence ATGGTCGAATATCTCCAGCGCATGGCGCGATACAACCGGTGGATGAATGAGAGGCTCTTTGCCAGGGTTAAGGAGCTGCCCGCCGATGCGATTGCTGAGGATCGCGATGCCTTTTTCGGATCGATCCTCGGCACCCTCAACCATATCCTGATTGCAGACATTCTCTGGCTGCACCGCTTCGCCGCAAGCTCCGGTTGCCGCGATGCGCTGGCGCATCCGCTCACCGAGTACCCCACGCCGGCAAGGCTTAACGAGATTCTTTTCGATGACTTCGCCGAGCTGACCGAGAACCGCCGCAGCCTCGACGGGCTGATCCTCGAATTTTCCGAAACATGGACGGACAGGCTGCTGAATGAGCCGGTCCGCTACCGCACGATGAAGGGGGAGAAGCAGGAGCGTGCTTTGGGTGATCTGTTGCAGCACCTCTTCAACCACCAGACCCACCACCGCGGCCAGGCCACGACCCTGCTCTTTCAGGCAGGTATCGACCCCGGCCCAACAGATCTACTCTTCATGATGATGGAAGAGAGCTGA
- a CDS encoding hybrid sensor histidine kinase/response regulator, with protein MKTFPRSSNIYVALFAGIACTLIGTIGIRLAHDPVWIRIFDNLHWTASTSAAAVVAWLVFKRAEPDDAKGLFWIALGLSGYAVGQIFWDIQAATGYTNFPAPSDIFYLLLGPLVAVGLFREIASYTTPAQRKTIWLDTATLTVVLLTLVLALYLPKRGETDWLSMLVLVAYPTTLLTAAITALTMLPTLRLRINTSLLLFISGLVATGMSWMHWNFLALDGIAIDGSWFNPSFSAAVLLIAVALARWKVEVNPAPEWDRVCESALRLLPLITVVIASVSVVLSHTLADLPYFVQVVADTGAVVVVVLSMIRQGTLMKERDELVALQKALIESQGQLVKEQGQLKTLLSTIPDLVWLKDADGVYLSCNRSFEKLYGCSEHEIVGKSDYDFVSSEQADSFRQHDLAAMETKGSRINEEWLTFADDSYRGLFETIKTPMYDNHGSLIGVLGIARNITERKQAQDEILAQQQELSRLSQALQQAGECIIITSPDAEIEYVNPAFSEITGYTYDEVMGRKTSLLKSNQQDASFYRELWQTITAGRKWEGNLINRRKDGSFFPAMISIAPVFNDEREIAHYVAIIKDVTELKQLEQQLVQIQKMEAVGTLVGGIAHDFNNMLAAVQGNLYVAKKAIDDKLTIAEKLENIETLVGHAAGVVRQLLSFAKRDITEAEVINLNRLIEEGFSLARSTIPENIQHKLQICEEQLNIEVDPVQLQQVMINLSNNARDALEGADQPLIEWRLEHYVADEPFMNIHPDINSRELAKISVSDNGSGIERERLGSIFDPFYTTKEEGKGTGLGLAISFSTVQRFGGVIEVDSMPGRGTTFEVYLPLSQSSQIEPAAETEPVLASGNQEGILLVDDEEHVRSTTAEVLRDLGYRVFEAGDGEQALALYQEHADEIDLLLSDVIMPKMGGPELVEAIRRIDPEIPVILASGYDQDNSASRKRVIENCRFLTKPYSFERLGNYIQQMLS; from the coding sequence ATGAAGACTTTCCCACGCTCCAGCAATATCTATGTGGCACTGTTCGCGGGGATTGCGTGCACCCTGATCGGCACCATCGGCATTCGTCTTGCCCATGATCCTGTATGGATTCGAATCTTCGACAATCTCCACTGGACAGCGAGCACTTCAGCCGCGGCGGTTGTAGCCTGGCTGGTATTCAAGCGCGCCGAACCCGATGATGCCAAAGGGTTATTCTGGATAGCGCTCGGATTGAGTGGCTATGCGGTCGGGCAGATATTCTGGGATATTCAGGCGGCAACCGGATATACCAATTTTCCCGCTCCGTCGGATATCTTCTATCTCCTGCTGGGGCCGCTTGTCGCGGTCGGCCTGTTTCGTGAAATCGCCAGTTACACCACTCCAGCGCAAAGAAAAACGATCTGGCTTGATACAGCCACCCTTACCGTGGTCCTGCTGACGCTGGTGTTGGCACTCTACCTGCCCAAGCGCGGCGAAACCGACTGGCTCTCCATGCTGGTGCTGGTTGCCTACCCGACCACGCTGCTGACTGCAGCGATTACCGCGCTGACCATGCTCCCGACGCTGCGCCTGAGAATTAATACAAGCCTGCTGCTGTTTATCTCCGGGCTTGTTGCAACCGGCATGAGCTGGATGCACTGGAACTTCCTGGCCCTCGATGGCATTGCTATTGACGGCAGCTGGTTTAATCCCTCGTTCTCTGCAGCAGTGCTGCTGATAGCTGTCGCTCTGGCCCGCTGGAAGGTTGAGGTCAACCCTGCCCCCGAGTGGGATCGGGTATGCGAGTCGGCGTTGCGCCTGCTGCCGCTAATAACGGTGGTGATAGCCTCGGTTTCGGTTGTTTTGTCGCATACGCTTGCTGACCTTCCCTATTTTGTGCAGGTGGTTGCTGATACAGGGGCGGTTGTTGTCGTTGTTCTGTCGATGATAAGACAGGGCACACTGATGAAAGAGCGGGATGAGCTCGTGGCGCTCCAAAAGGCTCTTATCGAGAGCCAGGGTCAGCTGGTGAAGGAGCAGGGACAGCTCAAGACGCTTCTCTCAACGATCCCTGACCTGGTCTGGCTGAAGGATGCGGACGGGGTTTACCTCAGCTGCAACCGGAGCTTCGAAAAGCTTTATGGCTGTTCCGAACATGAGATCGTAGGCAAAAGCGACTACGATTTTGTCAGCAGCGAACAGGCTGATTCTTTCCGCCAGCATGATCTGGCAGCGATGGAGACGAAAGGAAGTCGCATCAACGAGGAGTGGCTCACCTTTGCGGATGACAGCTATCGCGGCCTGTTCGAGACCATCAAGACCCCCATGTATGACAACCACGGCAGCCTTATCGGGGTGCTCGGCATTGCCAGGAATATCACCGAGCGAAAACAGGCGCAGGATGAGATTCTGGCCCAGCAGCAGGAGTTGTCCAGATTGTCACAGGCGCTGCAGCAGGCGGGAGAGTGCATCATCATCACCTCGCCCGATGCGGAGATTGAGTATGTGAATCCCGCTTTCAGTGAAATCACCGGCTACACCTATGATGAGGTGATGGGCAGAAAAACTTCACTGCTCAAAAGCAACCAGCAGGATGCATCCTTTTATCGTGAGTTGTGGCAGACGATCACCGCAGGGCGCAAGTGGGAGGGGAATCTGATCAATCGTCGCAAGGATGGCAGCTTCTTCCCTGCCATGATATCGATCGCCCCGGTATTCAATGATGAGCGGGAGATTGCCCACTATGTTGCCATTATCAAGGATGTCACCGAACTCAAGCAGCTGGAGCAGCAGTTGGTTCAGATCCAGAAGATGGAAGCGGTTGGCACACTGGTGGGCGGCATCGCCCATGATTTCAATAACATGCTGGCTGCGGTGCAGGGCAACCTCTATGTCGCCAAGAAGGCAATCGATGATAAGCTGACCATCGCCGAAAAGCTGGAGAATATTGAGACACTTGTTGGCCATGCTGCCGGGGTTGTCCGGCAGCTTCTCTCCTTTGCCAAGAGGGATATCACTGAAGCCGAGGTGATCAATCTGAATCGCCTGATCGAGGAGGGTTTCAGCCTGGCCCGCAGCACGATTCCCGAGAATATTCAGCACAAGCTGCAGATTTGTGAGGAGCAGCTAAACATCGAGGTCGATCCCGTGCAGCTGCAGCAGGTGATGATCAACCTGTCCAACAATGCACGGGATGCACTTGAGGGGGCGGATCAGCCGCTGATCGAGTGGCGTCTTGAGCACTATGTGGCGGATGAACCATTTATGAACATTCATCCGGACATCAACTCCCGAGAGTTGGCAAAAATCTCGGTCAGCGATAATGGATCCGGTATTGAGAGAGAAAGGCTGGGTTCGATCTTCGATCCGTTTTATACCACCAAGGAGGAGGGCAAGGGGACAGGCCTGGGTCTGGCGATATCTTTCTCCACCGTGCAGAGATTTGGTGGAGTGATCGAAGTTGATAGTATGCCGGGCAGGGGCACTACGTTTGAGGTCTACCTCCCTCTTTCGCAATCGTCACAGATTGAGCCCGCAGCGGAAACGGAACCCGTCTTGGCCTCCGGCAATCAGGAGGGAATCCTGCTTGTTGATGATGAGGAGCATGTGCGAAGCACAACTGCGGAGGTGTTGCGCGATCTTGGCTACCGGGTGTTTGAGGCAGGTGATGGCGAACAGGCGCTTGCGCTCTATCAAGAGCACGCCGATGAGATCGATCTGCTTCTCTCTGATGTTATTATGCCAAAGATGGGCGGCCCTGAGCTGGTGGAGGCAATTCGCAGGATCGATCCGGAGATTCCGGTTATTCTCGCCTCGGGCTATGATCAGGATAATAGCGCCTCCAGAAAGAGGGTGATAGAGAACTGCCGCTTTTTGACCAAACCCTATTCGTTCGAGAGGCTGGGGAACTATATTCAACAAATGCTCTCCTGA
- a CDS encoding TorF family putative porin — protein sequence MARKSAIFSSSTLLLCFFLLCSDALADEASEFSVSSNIGITSDYTSRGLRMSWGEPAIQLGVDLLHQSGWYVSAWGSQVSDDYYANGTLELDLYLGHGGSLTDLIAYDFGVGAYFYPGANYSHAAPKGAYPDKRYDTVEAYLGFTYDWLTLKYSVCITDYFGYDERTAPVATWNSGIVGGVHAGNGTRGSSYLEANADFDLGSAFTLGLHAGLQLVTNSSNLSYSDYRVSLAREVTSGWSVSVAVTTTQGAEIYNNFLSVAGNGRVKNIGGTHWQAYLNKAF from the coding sequence GTGGCGAGAAAATCGGCAATTTTCAGCTCTTCTACTCTGCTTCTTTGCTTTTTTTTACTCTGCTCCGATGCTTTGGCAGATGAAGCTTCCGAATTTTCTGTCTCCTCCAATATCGGCATAACATCTGACTACACCAGTCGTGGCCTGCGAATGAGTTGGGGAGAGCCTGCCATTCAGCTGGGGGTCGATCTTCTGCATCAAAGCGGATGGTATGTATCCGCCTGGGGTTCACAGGTGTCGGATGACTACTACGCCAATGGCACTCTGGAACTTGATCTGTACCTTGGACATGGCGGCAGCCTTACCGATTTGATCGCTTATGACTTTGGTGTCGGGGCATACTTCTACCCTGGCGCAAACTACAGTCATGCGGCTCCGAAGGGGGCCTATCCGGACAAGCGTTATGACACGGTGGAGGCGTACCTCGGTTTTACATACGACTGGCTCACCCTGAAGTATTCAGTCTGCATCACGGACTATTTTGGCTACGATGAGCGCACGGCGCCGGTAGCGACATGGAACAGCGGCATTGTCGGGGGAGTGCATGCGGGCAATGGCACCAGGGGCTCAAGCTACCTGGAGGCAAATGCCGATTTCGATCTCGGATCCGCATTTACTTTGGGATTGCACGCGGGGCTGCAGTTGGTCACCAACAGCAGTAACCTTAGTTACAGCGACTACAGGGTCAGCCTTGCTAGAGAGGTCACTTCAGGATGGTCCGTTTCAGTTGCTGTAACCACGACACAGGGTGCAGAGATATACAACAACTTCCTCTCCGTGGCAGGCAACGGCAGGGTGAAGAATATCGGTGGTACCCATTGGCAGGCCTACCTTAACAAGGCATTCTGA
- the yegQ gene encoding tRNA 5-hydroxyuridine modification protein YegQ: MTKPQIELLAPAGTIRNMRYAYAFGADAVYAGQPRYSLRVRNNDFQLENLKTGIDEAHALGRKFFVASNLLPHNSKLKRYLEHMQPVIDMAPDALIMADPGLMMMVREKWPEMPIHLSVQANTMNWAAVKFWQSVGVKRVILSRELSLDEVEEIRQRCPDIELEVFVHGALCIAYSGRCLLSGYFNHRDANQGTCTNACRWEYGMEGAKEDISGDVIPIKALDGMMSPPEPFAETGHVARHPLADQVYTLTEPNRPDDQMPVFEDEHGTYIMNSKDLRAVQHVERLVKIGIDSLKIEGRTKSHYYVARTAQVYRKAIDDAIAGRPFDESLMFQLDALANRGYTDGFYSRKRASSTQNYETGSSTWLTQRFVGEVVGYDEEKKLAEVIVKNKFSVGDSIELINPGGNHTFVVESINDARYGNPMDVAPGSGHQVKIPVPVKPDEHALLAVNIPA; this comes from the coding sequence ATGACCAAACCACAGATTGAACTGCTGGCTCCGGCCGGAACCATTCGCAATATGCGTTACGCTTACGCCTTTGGTGCTGATGCCGTCTATGCCGGCCAGCCGCGCTATTCACTGCGTGTGCGCAACAACGACTTCCAGCTGGAGAACCTGAAAACCGGTATCGACGAGGCGCATGCCCTGGGCAGGAAGTTCTTTGTCGCCAGCAATCTGCTGCCGCACAACAGCAAGCTCAAACGTTATCTCGAGCACATGCAGCCGGTGATCGATATGGCACCGGATGCGCTGATTATGGCCGATCCGGGGCTGATGATGATGGTGCGCGAGAAGTGGCCTGAGATGCCGATCCATCTCTCCGTGCAGGCCAACACCATGAACTGGGCGGCGGTCAAATTCTGGCAGTCGGTCGGTGTGAAAAGAGTGATCCTCTCGCGGGAACTGTCACTGGATGAGGTGGAGGAGATCCGCCAGCGCTGCCCCGATATCGAGCTTGAGGTGTTCGTGCACGGCGCACTCTGTATCGCCTATTCGGGAAGATGCCTTCTCTCCGGTTATTTCAACCACCGCGATGCCAATCAGGGTACATGCACCAACGCCTGCCGCTGGGAGTACGGCATGGAGGGGGCCAAAGAGGATATCAGCGGCGATGTGATTCCGATCAAGGCGCTGGACGGCATGATGTCGCCACCGGAGCCGTTCGCAGAGACCGGTCATGTGGCGCGCCACCCGCTGGCAGATCAAGTCTACACACTCACCGAGCCGAACCGCCCCGATGACCAGATGCCGGTGTTCGAGGATGAGCACGGCACCTATATTATGAACTCGAAGGACCTTCGGGCCGTGCAGCATGTCGAGCGGCTGGTGAAGATTGGAATAGACTCTTTGAAGATCGAGGGGCGCACCAAGAGCCACTACTACGTGGCGCGTACGGCACAGGTCTATCGCAAGGCGATTGATGATGCGATTGCAGGGCGGCCGTTCGACGAGTCACTGATGTTCCAGCTCGATGCGCTGGCGAACCGGGGCTATACCGACGGCTTCTATTCGCGCAAGCGCGCATCCTCGACACAGAACTACGAGACCGGCAGCTCAACCTGGCTCACCCAGCGTTTTGTCGGCGAAGTGGTCGGCTATGACGAGGAGAAAAAACTTGCCGAGGTGATCGTGAAGAATAAATTTTCGGTCGGGGACTCGATCGAATTGATCAATCCCGGTGGCAACCACACTTTTGTCGTCGAATCGATCAACGATGCCCGCTACGGCAACCCGATGGATGTCGCTCCCGGCAGCGGCCACCAGGTGAAGATTCCGGTGCCTGTAAAACCGGATGAGCACGCACTGCTGGCGGTCAACATTCCCGCATAA
- a CDS encoding TAXI family TRAP transporter solute-binding subunit has protein sequence MSLGDRIKTFTPALLLVLAGFVVAYQFVDPAPPTTLTLSAGSKGGAYYAHGEAYRDYLKQHGITVTLLESGGSLENLARLKAGKADLAFVQSGIATDADQGIESLGSIYYEPLWLFLRNGVQIASLGELKGKSIAIGGDGSGTQVLAQQLLAANGIDAANAKLMASGGDAAADALLAGRIDALFLVASEKADTVQRLNGSPSVQLFSFERAEAYTRRFETLSALTLPEGSLDLAADLPSDDLLLLAATATLLVNADLHPALQDLLLQAAAGIHGGRTLFSAAGDFPSPRYSGMPLSREAERFYKSGPSFLQRYLPFWAATLVDRLKVMLLPFIALLLPLFKVMPPLYRWRVRSRIYRWYEELNRIDEALGNGFDQALLDDLDRIDREIRKVHVPLSYSDELYNLRMHLSLIRKSVKRAKG, from the coding sequence ATGAGCCTTGGCGATCGAATCAAAACATTTACCCCTGCACTGCTGCTGGTGCTGGCAGGCTTCGTCGTGGCCTACCAGTTTGTTGATCCCGCTCCGCCAACCACGCTGACCCTCTCGGCTGGCAGCAAGGGGGGCGCCTATTATGCCCATGGCGAGGCCTATCGTGATTACCTGAAACAGCACGGTATCACCGTCACGCTGCTGGAGTCGGGCGGCTCGCTGGAGAACCTGGCGCGCCTGAAGGCGGGCAAGGCGGACCTGGCGTTTGTGCAGAGCGGTATCGCCACCGATGCGGATCAAGGCATAGAGTCGCTCGGCAGCATCTATTATGAGCCGCTCTGGCTGTTTCTCCGCAACGGTGTGCAGATCGCATCTCTTGGAGAGTTGAAAGGCAAATCGATTGCCATCGGCGGCGATGGCAGCGGTACGCAGGTGCTGGCGCAACAGCTGCTCGCGGCCAACGGTATCGATGCAGCCAATGCTAAACTCATGGCAAGCGGCGGGGATGCTGCGGCCGATGCGCTGCTGGCTGGCCGGATTGATGCACTCTTCCTGGTTGCATCGGAAAAGGCCGATACGGTGCAAAGGCTTAACGGCAGCCCTTCCGTGCAGCTGTTCAGCTTCGAGCGCGCCGAGGCCTACACCCGCCGTTTTGAAACCCTTTCGGCGCTGACACTACCCGAGGGGTCACTTGATCTGGCGGCCGACCTGCCATCTGACGATCTCCTGCTCCTTGCCGCCACAGCAACGCTGCTGGTCAATGCCGATCTGCACCCGGCACTGCAGGATCTGCTGCTGCAGGCGGCGGCCGGGATACACGGCGGCCGCACCCTCTTCTCTGCGGCCGGCGACTTCCCTAGCCCGCGCTACTCCGGCATGCCCTTAAGCCGCGAGGCGGAACGCTTTTACAAGTCAGGCCCCTCATTCCTGCAGCGCTATCTGCCGTTCTGGGCGGCCACGCTGGTGGATCGCCTGAAGGTGATGCTGCTCCCCTTTATCGCACTCCTGTTGCCGCTGTTCAAGGTGATGCCGCCGCTCTACCGCTGGCGGGTACGCTCGCGCATCTACCGCTGGTATGAGGAGCTTAACCGCATTGATGAAGCGCTCGGCAACGGCTTCGACCAGGCACTGCTTGACGATCTCGACCGCATCGATCGCGAGATCAGGAAGGTGCATGTGCCGCTCTCCTACTCCGATGAGCTCTATAACCTGCGCATGCATCTCTCGCTGATCCGCAAGTCGGTCAAGCGGGCAAAAGGATAA
- a CDS encoding SixA phosphatase family protein, translating into MKQLILIRHAKSSWDDLAARDFDRDLSGRGLRDAPEMGRRLAERGLVPDALVISASRRTRATAALLVEPLGLPDEAIEARNELYLASPDTMLKLIRHTPDHIGRLAMLAHNPGITELANRLSESRIDNIPTCGVAIFELPVDSWRDAGRGGRLLDFDYPKRQQR; encoded by the coding sequence ATGAAACAGCTGATTCTGATCCGCCATGCCAAATCGAGCTGGGATGATCTGGCAGCCCGCGATTTCGATCGCGACCTGAGCGGCAGGGGCCTGCGCGATGCACCAGAGATGGGGCGCAGGCTTGCCGAACGCGGCCTTGTTCCGGATGCGCTGGTGATCAGCGCATCGCGCCGGACAAGGGCGACGGCAGCGCTGCTGGTCGAACCGCTGGGGCTGCCTGATGAGGCGATCGAGGCGAGAAACGAGCTCTACCTGGCAAGCCCCGACACCATGCTGAAGCTGATCCGGCACACCCCCGACCATATCGGACGACTGGCAATGCTGGCGCACAATCCGGGCATTACCGAGCTCGCCAACCGGCTGTCGGAGTCCCGGATCGATAACATTCCCACCTGCGGGGTGGCCATCTTTGAACTGCCGGTTGATTCGTGGCGCGATGCGGGACGCGGAGGGCGTCTTCTCGATTTCGATTATCCGAAACGGCAGCAGCGATAA
- a CDS encoding thiamine phosphate synthase, with product MRADIPSLILITDCNRFPEDHLLEAVEPALKGGVDAVLLREKGLSSAKLLALASGLRAATAAHGARLYIHTQADIAGAVGADGVHVASGDIGNIPAIRRWLNDPQKTVSASCHNEQELKLAGDNGADFILLSPVFPTLSHPDAPHLGVKRFNALAAQSTLPVVALGGIDTGNCLELKGHSMAVIGAILAAGDPAAAARTLTAAAREE from the coding sequence GTGCGGGCTGATATCCCGTCCCTTATTCTGATTACAGACTGTAACCGCTTTCCGGAAGATCACCTCCTTGAGGCGGTGGAGCCGGCGCTAAAGGGCGGTGTTGATGCCGTTCTGCTGCGGGAAAAGGGGCTCAGCTCCGCAAAGCTGCTGGCGCTGGCATCAGGACTGCGTGCAGCAACTGCGGCACACGGGGCAAGGCTCTACATCCATACGCAGGCCGATATTGCCGGCGCAGTGGGAGCCGACGGCGTCCATGTGGCGAGCGGCGATATCGGAAATATCCCGGCCATCCGGCGCTGGCTGAACGATCCGCAGAAAACCGTCTCCGCCTCCTGCCACAATGAACAGGAGTTGAAGCTGGCCGGGGATAACGGCGCTGATTTCATCTTGCTGTCGCCGGTCTTCCCTACACTGAGCCATCCGGATGCGCCGCATCTCGGGGTGAAGCGCTTCAATGCGCTGGCAGCGCAGAGCACCTTACCGGTGGTCGCACTCGGCGGCATCGACACAGGCAATTGCCTCGAACTGAAAGGGCACAGCATGGCAGTTATCGGTGCCATTCTTGCAGCAGGGGATCCGGCCGCTGCGGCCCGCACGCTCACAGCCGCTGCCCGGGAGGAGTAA
- a CDS encoding DUF2782 domain-containing protein: MMMRYLLLPVSLFLMLSSSALAEEHDVPPPPDSSAAESTPPAENTGLQESAPNLQDELAAPDSDVAVDVRSYQRNDGATITEYAVHGRVYKIKVQPAGDLPAYYLYDPNGDGNFEQRLPGGGKRLSVPNWVLKEF, encoded by the coding sequence ATGATGATGCGATACCTCCTCCTGCCTGTTTCACTCTTTCTGATGCTCTCTTCCAGCGCTCTGGCTGAAGAGCATGATGTTCCGCCCCCGCCGGACTCCAGTGCGGCTGAGAGTACGCCTCCTGCTGAAAATACGGGCCTGCAGGAGAGCGCTCCGAACCTGCAGGACGAGCTGGCGGCGCCTGACAGTGATGTGGCTGTCGATGTGCGCTCCTATCAGCGAAACGATGGCGCAACCATCACCGAGTATGCGGTGCACGGGCGCGTATATAAGATCAAGGTGCAGCCTGCCGGCGATCTTCCTGCCTACTATCTCTATGATCCGAACGGTGATGGCAACTTCGAGCAGCGCCTTCCCGGTGGCGGCAAGCGGCTCTCTGTGCCGAACTGGGTGTTGAAAGAGTTCTGA
- a CDS encoding Smr/MutS family protein — protein MADEDELFAEAMGRVQPLAASKKIEPESLKSGRKRPRLKPVRTAKLVISPASHAPATTDDPWQLVADGVSRERLRRLASGHLPVEFTLDLHGVTRDEALLLLAGSLEAMLTEGRRVARIIHGRGLHSQGKPVLKEAVYRWLREGPLAHAVLAAVAEPGSGGGACLLLLRKVAHK, from the coding sequence ATGGCGGATGAGGATGAACTGTTTGCCGAAGCGATGGGCAGGGTTCAGCCGCTTGCCGCTTCAAAAAAGATTGAGCCGGAATCCCTGAAGTCGGGAAGAAAGAGGCCGCGGCTCAAGCCTGTCCGCACGGCAAAACTGGTGATCTCCCCTGCATCCCACGCCCCCGCCACAACCGATGATCCCTGGCAGCTCGTTGCCGATGGCGTATCCCGGGAGCGACTGAGGCGGCTGGCTTCGGGGCATCTGCCGGTCGAGTTTACGCTTGATCTGCACGGCGTAACACGCGATGAGGCGCTGCTGCTGCTGGCGGGATCGCTCGAAGCGATGCTGACAGAGGGCAGGCGGGTGGCCCGCATTATTCACGGGCGAGGCCTGCACTCGCAGGGCAAACCGGTCCTGAAAGAGGCGGTTTACCGCTGGTTGCGTGAGGGCCCCCTGGCACATGCGGTGCTGGCGGCGGTGGCGGAGCCGGGCAGCGGCGGTGGCGCCTGCCTTCTGCTGTTGCGCAAGGTGGCGCATAAGTGA